The following are encoded together in the Lactuca sativa cultivar Salinas chromosome 1, Lsat_Salinas_v11, whole genome shotgun sequence genome:
- the LOC111900806 gene encoding uncharacterized protein LOC111900806 isoform X2, producing the protein MASSTQTPSQSDATDEVFQLIEAHQKKATRLPPIEEVRTILHHSIRGILLTFDQNYEGHPSGSTVDFACDTNGSPILALSNLASHTKALLANPKCSLRVSKDPEDITDLIIHLHGVAVSVPETEKESIRTSYFAKHQDAFLVDFQFFRFEPNSVTFVSGTATPLLRSGEFTSKDFKEAKVDQIYQFSKPITSHMNKDHSNDTKLIVQHSTSIPVDYANMVDVDSLGFNVKAGYKNSNFKLRIPFPRRAEERKDVKTLIIEMLQAAKSRVN; encoded by the exons ATGGCGTCATCCACCCAAACTCCTTCACAG AGTGATGCTACTGATGAAGTTTTTCAGCTGATCGAAGCTCATCAG AAGAAGGCTACTAGACTCCCTCCCATTGAGGAAGTCAGGACTATCCTTCATCATAGCATTCGTGGCATACTTTTAACTTTCGATCAG AATTATGAGGGTCATCCTTCTGGATCAACAGTTGATTTTGCATGTGACACCAACGGATCTCCAATATTAGCACTCAGTAATTTGGCATCTCATACAAAG GCACTTTTGGCTAATCCTAAATGCTCATTGCGTGTATCTAAAGATCCGGAAGATATAACAGATTTAATCATACACTTACATGGTGTTGCTGTTTCT GTTCCTGAAACAGAAAAAGAAAGTATTCGTACATCATATTTCGCAAAACACCAAGATGCATTTTtg gttgacttccAATTTTTTCGCTTTGAACCTAACTCTGTAACCTTTGTTTCTGGCACTGCCACTCCTTTGTTGAGATCAGGAG AGTTTACAAGCAAGGATTTCAAAGAGGCAAAAGTGGATCAAATCTATCAGTTTTCTAAGCCTATAACG TCTCACATGAATAAAGACCATTCAAATGATACAAAACTTATAGTTCAACACTCgacatcaattccg GTGGATTATGCAAACATGGTGGATGTTGATAGCCTCGGCTTCAATGTAAAG GCTGGTTATAAAAATAGCAACTTTAAGCTTCGGATTCCGTTCCCTAGACGTGCTGAAGAAAGAAA GGATGTGAAGACGCTCATAATCGAAATGCTTCAAGCTGCTAAGTCTCGAGTCAATTGA
- the LOC111900806 gene encoding uncharacterized protein LOC111900806 isoform X1: MASSTQTPSQSDATDEVFQLIEAHQKKATRLPPIEEVRTILHHSIRGILLTFDQNYEGHPSGSTVDFACDTNGSPILALSNLASHTKALLANPKCSLRVSKDPEDITDLIIHLHGVAVSVPETEKESIRTSYFAKHQDAFLVDFVDFQFFRFEPNSVTFVSGTATPLLRSGEFTSKDFKEAKVDQIYQFSKPITSHMNKDHSNDTKLIVQHSTSIPVDYANMVDVDSLGFNVKAGYKNSNFKLRIPFPRRAEERKDVKTLIIEMLQAAKSRVN, translated from the exons ATGGCGTCATCCACCCAAACTCCTTCACAG AGTGATGCTACTGATGAAGTTTTTCAGCTGATCGAAGCTCATCAG AAGAAGGCTACTAGACTCCCTCCCATTGAGGAAGTCAGGACTATCCTTCATCATAGCATTCGTGGCATACTTTTAACTTTCGATCAG AATTATGAGGGTCATCCTTCTGGATCAACAGTTGATTTTGCATGTGACACCAACGGATCTCCAATATTAGCACTCAGTAATTTGGCATCTCATACAAAG GCACTTTTGGCTAATCCTAAATGCTCATTGCGTGTATCTAAAGATCCGGAAGATATAACAGATTTAATCATACACTTACATGGTGTTGCTGTTTCT GTTCCTGAAACAGAAAAAGAAAGTATTCGTACATCATATTTCGCAAAACACCAAGATGCATTTTtg gttgactttgttgacttccAATTTTTTCGCTTTGAACCTAACTCTGTAACCTTTGTTTCTGGCACTGCCACTCCTTTGTTGAGATCAGGAG AGTTTACAAGCAAGGATTTCAAAGAGGCAAAAGTGGATCAAATCTATCAGTTTTCTAAGCCTATAACG TCTCACATGAATAAAGACCATTCAAATGATACAAAACTTATAGTTCAACACTCgacatcaattccg GTGGATTATGCAAACATGGTGGATGTTGATAGCCTCGGCTTCAATGTAAAG GCTGGTTATAAAAATAGCAACTTTAAGCTTCGGATTCCGTTCCCTAGACGTGCTGAAGAAAGAAA GGATGTGAAGACGCTCATAATCGAAATGCTTCAAGCTGCTAAGTCTCGAGTCAATTGA
- the LOC111900914 gene encoding uncharacterized protein LOC111900914 yields the protein MQQTTNQPSPTTQPSVQVEAGSSKKGKGKSKGKSIAVETENADVPQWWTPEEENALTAAWCATLKNELRRNGMKKGVYWGVVLDKFHAILKKNLYRNNDMLSSKRGMITKRCSKFNGIYNRLEVQQQSGTKDFDLFKSAKEQYRVEMGHVFDFEKSWELLLADPKWNKTPTSSEVQSKRSRNSSLVDVSDARTNIDLNVDDDEIPDDIQEISPPRRPPGCNKVRRAAKHVEEVETRAKEAAEMRAKFDEHNLLIKEKMS from the coding sequence ATGCAACAAACAACCAACCAACCATCGCCTACAACACAACCATCAGTTCAAGTGGAAGCGGGAAGTAGTAAGAAAGGGAAAGGAAAATCAAAAGGGAAATCAATAGCGGTAGAAACAGAAAATGCAGACGTTCCACAATGGTGGACACCGGAGGAGGAAAACGCTTTGACGGCGGCTTGGTGTGCTACTTTAAAAAACGAACTTCGCAGAAATGGAATGAAAAAAGGAGTTTATTGGGGGGTGGTGCTCGACAAGTTTCACGCGATTTTAAAGAAAAATCTGTATCGCAACAATGACATGTTGAGCAGCAAACGGGGTATGATAACTAAGCGGTGCAGCAAATTCAACGGTATTTACAACCGGCTTGAGGTGCAACAACAAAGCGGAACCAAGGACTTCGATTTGTTCAAATCTGCTAAGGAACAATATCGGGTTGAAATGGGTCATGTTTTcgactttgaaaaatcatgggaattGTTGCTAGCGGATCCAAAGTGGAATAAAACGCCTACATCGTCGGAGGTTCAATCCAAAAGGTCTCGCAATTCTAGCTTGGTCGACGTGTCGGACGCACGGACTAACATCGACCTAAACGTCGACGACGATGAGATCCCGGATGATATCCAAGAGATATCCCCACCACGACGACCGCCCGGATGCAACAAAGTGAGGCGCGCTGCAAAACATGTGGAGGAGGTGGAAACGAGAGCAAAAGAAGCGGCGGAAATGAGAGCGAAATTCGACGAacacaatttattaataaaagaaaaaatgagTTGA